GAATCCGGCGGTGTTCGGCTACATCATGGAGACGGGCGACGACACGACCTTCGACCAACGCGACAGCGCGCCGTTCATGCCGAAATGCGTCGTGGTCGATCCTGATTTCGACTGGCAGGCAGAAGCCGCCCGGCAGAACGTCCATTGGGACGAGACCATCGTCTACGAGACCCACGTCAAGGGGTTTACGAAGAAGCATCCTGCGGTGCCGGAAAACCTGCGCGGCACCTATGCCGGCTTCGCGGCGCCCGAGATGATCGCCCACCTGACATCGCTCGGCGTGACCTCGATCGAGCTGCTGCCGGTGCATTCCTTCATCAACGACGACAATCTTCTCAGGAAGAACCTCGTCAATTACTGGGGCTACAACACAATCGGCTTCTTCGCACCCGACCCGCGCTACGCATCGGACGTGCCGAACAGCCTGCGCGAGTTCAAGGAGATGGTCTCCAAGCTGCACGGCGCCGGGCTCGAAGTCATCCTCGACGTCGTCTACAACCACACCGCCGAAGGCAACGAGCTCGGGCCGACGCTGTCCTTCAAGGGCATCGACAATGCGAGCTATTATCGCCTCCTGCCCGACCGGAAGCGCTATTACATCAACGACACCGGCACCGGAAATACCGTCAACCTGTCCCATCCGCGCGTGATCCAGATGGTGATGGACAGCTTGCGCTACTGGGCTGGCCACATGCATATCGACGGCTTCCGCTTCGATCTCGGCACCATTCTCGCGCGCGAGGTCTACGGCTTCGACGAGCAGAGCGGATTTCTGAAGGCGATGGACCAGGATCCGCTGCTGTCGACCGTCAAGCTGATCGCCGAGCCCTGGGACTGCGGACCCGGCGGCTATCAGGTCGGCGGCTTCCCGCCCGGATGGGCCGAGTGGAACGACAAATATCGCGACACGGTGCGCGATTATTGGCGCGGCGAGGCGCCGCCATCCGCGCTCGCCGCGCGGCTCCTCGGCTCGGGCGACATCTTCGGGCGCTGGGGCGGCCGTCGCTCATGGGCCAGCGTCAACTTCATCACGGCTCATGACGGCTTCACGCTGAACGACTGGGCGAGCTACAACGACAAGCACAACGAAGCCAATGGCGAGGGCAACCGCGACGGCAATTCCAGCAACCGCTCCTGGAACTGCGGCGTCGAAGGCCCGACCGACAACAAGGATGTCACGACCCTGCGCGAGCGGCAGAAGCGCAACATGCTGGCGACCCTGCTGCTCTCGCAGGGAACGCCGATGCTGCTCGGCGGCGACGAGTTCGGCCGGACCCAACAGGGCAACAACAACGCCTATTGCCAGGACAGCGATATCTCCTGGTTCGACTGGACCATGGGCGAGGACGCGCAAAAGCTGCTCGCCTTCACCAAGCGTGTGATTCAGCTGAGACGCGACTATCCGATCCTGCGCCGCAGCCGCTTCCTCACCGGCGTGCATGACGCCCAGCTCGACATCCGCGATGTCGTCTGGATCAATGCCAATGGCGGCGAGATGTCGAACGGCGAGTGGGAAAGCGGCTGGCTGAAATGCTTCGGGGCCATGCTCGACGGCCGCGCACGCAAAACGGCCATCCCGCGCCGTGGCGAGGACGACAGCGTGCTGATCATCCTCAACAGCTATGAGGGCGAGGTCGACTTCAAGCTGCCGCGCACCACGGCCGGACCTTGCTGGTCGCTGCTGCTCGACACCAATGTCGCCGACGGCGCATCCGGCGCCCGATTCGAGTTCGACAGCGTCTACAAGGTGCCGGGCCGGTCGTTCCTGCTGTTCGTCGGCGGGGAGCTGGTCTAGGCGCCCAATTCGGCACTGTTTTCACGTAGCCCGGAAGCCCTCAGATCTTCCGTCCCGCCTGCTCCCAATAGGGATCGCGCAGGCGGCGCTTGAAAATCTTGCCTGAGTCTTCGCGCGGCAGGCCGGTGCGGATCTCGATATGCTTCGGCACCTTGTAGTCGGCGAGCGAACTCTTCAGTCGCGCGCGAATGCCGGCGACACCGAGCGTGACGTCAGGTTGGAGCTCGACAACCGCCATCAGCGCCTCGCCGAATTCGGCATCGGGGATGCCGAACACGGCGCAATCATGCACGCCGGGCACTGCGTGCAGCACGGATTCGATCTCGGCCGGATAGATGTTGACGCCGCCTGATATCACCATGTCGCGCTTGCGATCGCAGATGAAGACGTAGCCGTCTTCGTCGATATAGCCGACGTCGCCCGAGGTAATGAAACCGTCGCGGTCGATCTCGGCACGCTTCTCCGGCTTGTTGTGATAGGTGAAGTCGGCCATTTCAGGCATGCGGGAATAGATCTCGCCGATCTCGCCGACATCAAGCACCCGGCCGTCATCGCCGATGAACCGCAACTCGGCGCCGGGCGAAATCCTGCCGACCGTCCCCGGCTTCTTGAGCGCGTCCTCGGAGGTCGCGAAGGTCACGGCACTCGATTCGGTCGAGCCGTAAAATTCATAGATCACCGGCCCCCACCATTCGATCATGGCGCGCTTGACGTCCGCGGGGCATGGCGCGGCGGCGTGGATGATGTGGCGAAGCGAGGAGACGTCGTATTTCTTGCGGACC
This genomic interval from Bradyrhizobium guangzhouense contains the following:
- the glgX gene encoding glycogen debranching protein GlgX, giving the protein MSDFVIEEGLPYPLGAHWSGNGTNFAVFSANATKVEVCLYDGDRETHRFELPEYTDQVFHGYISGVGPGTFYGYRVYGPYQPDAGHRFNPNKLLLDPYARAHAGSLTWNPAVFGYIMETGDDTTFDQRDSAPFMPKCVVVDPDFDWQAEAARQNVHWDETIVYETHVKGFTKKHPAVPENLRGTYAGFAAPEMIAHLTSLGVTSIELLPVHSFINDDNLLRKNLVNYWGYNTIGFFAPDPRYASDVPNSLREFKEMVSKLHGAGLEVILDVVYNHTAEGNELGPTLSFKGIDNASYYRLLPDRKRYYINDTGTGNTVNLSHPRVIQMVMDSLRYWAGHMHIDGFRFDLGTILAREVYGFDEQSGFLKAMDQDPLLSTVKLIAEPWDCGPGGYQVGGFPPGWAEWNDKYRDTVRDYWRGEAPPSALAARLLGSGDIFGRWGGRRSWASVNFITAHDGFTLNDWASYNDKHNEANGEGNRDGNSSNRSWNCGVEGPTDNKDVTTLRERQKRNMLATLLLSQGTPMLLGGDEFGRTQQGNNNAYCQDSDISWFDWTMGEDAQKLLAFTKRVIQLRRDYPILRRSRFLTGVHDAQLDIRDVVWINANGGEMSNGEWESGWLKCFGAMLDGRARKTAIPRRGEDDSVLIILNSYEGEVDFKLPRTTAGPCWSLLLDTNVADGASGARFEFDSVYKVPGRSFLLFVGGELV